In Alteribacillus bidgolensis, a genomic segment contains:
- the dapA gene encoding 4-hydroxy-tetrahydrodipicolinate synthase yields the protein MYKPFGMIPALPTPMKEDNSIDYKGLEQLIQHSIDGGMNCLLVGGSTGEYSLMSMEERKEVIKFVCETSKGRIPVMAGTGCHRTEETIELTKYAAEFGADCALVINPYYMPTSRQGIIDHYKAVAENSSIGIVIYHYPDATGVELDPELINEISQIDGIVGIKNTADGEHTSKLIALTKENPNFAVLTGFEHLILPTLALGGHGAVGVAHNLAPKKIAKLYDLVVNENNLKEATKLNKELLELYNAIEEETIPGTVKAGLEALGLSGGSSRLPLVPASEKFKSKIKTILSELGELRVKQH from the coding sequence GGAATGATTCCAGCTTTACCTACACCTATGAAAGAAGATAATAGTATTGACTATAAAGGTCTTGAACAACTTATCCAACATTCAATAGATGGAGGAATGAACTGTCTTTTAGTGGGAGGAAGTACTGGAGAATACTCACTAATGAGCATGGAAGAACGAAAAGAAGTAATTAAATTTGTGTGTGAAACATCAAAAGGTAGAATACCTGTTATGGCGGGTACAGGATGTCATCGAACAGAAGAAACAATTGAACTTACGAAATACGCAGCTGAATTTGGTGCAGATTGTGCCTTGGTAATAAATCCATATTATATGCCAACTAGTAGACAAGGAATTATTGATCATTACAAGGCAGTAGCAGAAAACTCTAGTATTGGGATCGTAATCTATCATTATCCAGATGCTACAGGTGTTGAACTGGATCCAGAACTAATTAATGAAATAAGTCAAATAGATGGAATTGTTGGTATTAAAAATACGGCTGATGGCGAGCATACTTCTAAACTTATTGCATTGACAAAAGAAAATCCGAACTTCGCGGTACTTACTGGATTTGAGCATTTAATCTTACCTACCTTAGCCTTAGGGGGACATGGTGCTGTTGGAGTAGCCCACAACTTGGCTCCGAAAAAAATAGCAAAACTATATGATTTAGTCGTAAATGAAAACAACTTAAAAGAAGCAACTAAATTAAATAAGGAACTGCTAGAGTTATACAATGCTATCGAAGAAGAAACCATTCCAGGAACAGTAAAGGCAGGATTGGAAGCACTAGGATTATCGGGAGGATCAAGTAGATTGCCATTAGTGCCTGCTTCCGAAAAGTTCAAGTCAAAGATTAAAACAATATTAAGTGAATTAGGGGAACTAAGGGTGAAACAACATTAA
- a CDS encoding flavin monoamine oxidase family protein, translating to MKDVIIIGGGLAGLSAAWRLKQHDILLLESDDRVGGRVRSERRGDYWLNWGGHVFAGAGSATDELFKSVEITALPVPGILSAMSLNGKLLLGGRVELYPFRVPMSWKSRFALLLAGAKVRAAVIKYSKVAKRRPTEDYKVYQQRVLEFMNDRTFTDFSGVLPEDADAIFRPTVSRSTGDPEQISAGAGVGYFHMIWNKSEGLTRNIVGGPSTLTNTIATTLGERVQLNAKVLEVIQKEDSVVVHYIQDGVKHVEEARYAVLATPAPITKKIAVNIDPEIANALDQVTYGPHVSAAFLTNETGPQVWDDVYSFATPKRSFDILIHSSNLVHSFSKERKPGSSFMTFSPAERGRQLLDKSDEEIIQIYLKDLNEIFPGFSDHVVEAHVNKFPLGSAYVFPGRAKIQPILTKSAGRLFLAGDYLGTLYTETAIQTGFNAAQNINSLLEFGLLESQKEKKVKTVVSN from the coding sequence ATGAAAGATGTAATTATCATAGGCGGCGGACTTGCTGGTTTGTCTGCTGCCTGGCGCCTTAAACAACATGATATTTTACTTCTAGAATCTGATGATCGTGTTGGTGGGCGTGTACGTTCTGAACGGCGAGGAGATTATTGGTTAAATTGGGGTGGACATGTATTTGCCGGAGCTGGTTCAGCTACAGATGAATTATTTAAATCTGTTGAAATAACTGCATTACCTGTACCTGGTATTTTATCTGCAATGTCTTTGAATGGGAAGTTGCTTTTAGGCGGTCGAGTTGAACTGTATCCATTTAGGGTCCCTATGTCATGGAAATCTAGATTTGCTCTACTACTTGCAGGGGCTAAAGTGCGTGCAGCTGTTATCAAATATAGCAAAGTAGCAAAAAGACGTCCGACAGAGGACTATAAAGTTTACCAACAACGAGTTTTAGAATTTATGAATGATCGAACTTTTACTGATTTTTCAGGTGTATTACCAGAAGATGCTGATGCGATTTTTAGACCTACCGTTAGTCGATCTACTGGAGATCCTGAACAAATATCTGCGGGGGCAGGTGTAGGATATTTCCACATGATATGGAACAAAAGTGAAGGGCTGACGAGAAATATTGTTGGGGGCCCATCAACGCTTACGAACACTATTGCAACAACATTAGGCGAACGAGTTCAACTAAATGCTAAAGTTTTAGAAGTTATTCAGAAAGAAGACTCGGTTGTCGTCCACTATATTCAAGATGGGGTGAAGCATGTGGAGGAAGCACGTTATGCAGTCCTCGCGACTCCCGCTCCAATTACAAAAAAAATAGCGGTGAACATTGACCCAGAAATCGCAAACGCTCTTGATCAGGTGACCTACGGTCCACATGTTAGTGCAGCATTTTTAACAAATGAAACAGGACCTCAAGTTTGGGATGATGTATATTCTTTTGCTACACCTAAAAGGTCATTCGATATTCTTATTCATAGTTCTAACCTTGTTCATTCATTTTCAAAGGAACGAAAGCCAGGAAGTAGTTTTATGACTTTTTCACCAGCTGAACGTGGCCGCCAGCTTTTAGATAAATCTGATGAGGAGATTATTCAAATATATTTGAAAGATTTAAATGAAATATTTCCTGGTTTTAGTGATCATGTAGTTGAGGCTCATGTAAACAAATTTCCATTAGGGTCAGCTTATGTTTTCCCCGGTCGTGCAAAAATACAGCCAATTTTAACAAAATCTGCGGGTCGATTGTTCTTAGCAGGTGACTATTTAGGCACCCTTTATACTGAAACAGCTATTCAAACGGGGTTTAATGCAGCACAAAATATTAATAGCTTACTGGAATTCGGGCTTCTTGAATCTCAAAAAGAAAAGAAAGTCAAGACTGTGGTTTCTAATTAG
- a CDS encoding BCCT family transporter gives MRKNEKTYSLYKAVFIPAIIILTVEMLFGMFFTEKFGTVLTNTIYWVGDNFGWWINILSVLAIIFAICFVIFKYGDVRIGGADAKPEYTTWQWISITTCGGIGVGLLFWAMGEPIYHFMTPPVAPGVEAGSREAAIFAVSQTMFNWSFVQYAMYSFCGLAFALLTYNSNKSLSFGSLVEHSFNRKISWLTTVVQIFAVFALASGVSNSMGAGLLQIGAGIESVFNIEQGNMVWLLIAVFVGAFFIISSVTGISKGLTKISSITMILLFFLLGYVLIFGDARFISKISTEAFGTIMDNFWSKITYNNTMVPQDQWPNEWTITYWNAFIIFAPVIGMFLARLGKGRTVRQFLLFNILVPSTFCIIWIGVFAGLIMKAQSSGLIDVWAAVQELGMQTTIYQVLGNMPGGTFIQIVFLVTVIFSFVTLADPMSSVLATLCVHDQQIDDEPPTKIKILMGSIVTTVSYLLVASGGSDSVKGLLNLGGLLMTIPMLWLFLENFRIGGNLLQKKNYLGRLPNESATLSKKMKKVK, from the coding sequence ATGAGAAAAAATGAAAAAACATATAGCCTTTATAAGGCAGTATTTATCCCAGCTATAATTATTCTTACGGTAGAAATGCTTTTCGGTATGTTTTTTACAGAAAAGTTTGGTACGGTCCTTACTAATACTATTTATTGGGTAGGAGATAATTTTGGTTGGTGGATTAATATTTTATCTGTGTTGGCCATTATTTTTGCCATTTGTTTCGTCATTTTTAAGTATGGGGACGTTCGTATCGGAGGTGCGGATGCAAAGCCGGAGTACACTACCTGGCAATGGATTTCCATCACCACCTGTGGAGGCATTGGCGTTGGCCTGCTGTTCTGGGCCATGGGAGAGCCAATTTACCACTTTATGACACCGCCTGTAGCTCCCGGTGTAGAGGCCGGTTCACGGGAGGCTGCAATTTTCGCAGTCAGTCAAACAATGTTTAACTGGTCTTTCGTTCAGTACGCCATGTATTCTTTTTGCGGTCTCGCATTCGCTCTGCTAACTTATAATTCCAATAAAAGTCTTTCCTTTGGTTCACTTGTAGAGCATAGTTTCAATCGTAAAATTTCTTGGCTGACCACTGTGGTACAGATATTCGCTGTTTTTGCTCTTGCCAGTGGAGTTTCCAACTCTATGGGAGCTGGTCTTCTACAGATAGGTGCTGGTATTGAAAGTGTATTTAATATAGAACAAGGCAATATGGTCTGGCTGCTCATCGCGGTTTTTGTTGGAGCATTTTTTATTATCTCCTCTGTTACTGGTATCTCTAAGGGACTGACTAAAATTTCGTCCATCACCATGATACTATTATTTTTCTTGTTAGGATATGTGCTGATTTTCGGAGACGCTCGGTTTATCAGTAAAATCAGCACGGAAGCTTTTGGCACTATCATGGATAATTTCTGGAGCAAGATTACGTATAATAATACGATGGTGCCCCAGGATCAGTGGCCGAATGAGTGGACGATCACTTACTGGAACGCCTTTATAATCTTTGCTCCTGTTATAGGAATGTTTTTGGCTCGCCTGGGAAAAGGGCGAACTGTACGCCAATTTTTGTTGTTTAATATACTTGTACCATCTACCTTTTGTATCATATGGATTGGGGTTTTTGCCGGCCTGATTATGAAAGCACAGTCTTCTGGCCTAATAGATGTCTGGGCTGCTGTACAGGAGTTAGGAATGCAGACTACAATTTACCAGGTTCTTGGTAATATGCCCGGTGGTACTTTCATTCAAATAGTTTTCCTTGTAACCGTTATCTTTTCCTTTGTAACTCTGGCCGACCCTATGAGCTCTGTACTCGCTACTCTGTGCGTTCATGACCAGCAGATTGATGATGAACCACCTACCAAGATTAAAATTTTAATGGGAAGTATTGTAACTACAGTCTCTTACCTTCTAGTGGCTTCTGGAGGTTCTGATTCCGTTAAGGGTCTGTTGAATCTGGGAGGATTGCTGATGACGATCCCAATGCTGTGGTTGTTCCTTGAAAACTTCCGTATTGGTGGCAATCTGCTGCAGAAAAAGAATTACCTTGGAAGGCTTCCTAATGAAAGCGCTACACTAAGCAAAAAGATGAAAAAGGTTAAATAG
- a CDS encoding DMT family transporter translates to MDAVKKRILNLRVYLVTIAGAACWGLIGLFIAPLYAHGFTPWDVVAIRGIFSFVILILIMTIFYRDQLRTRVKDHFYFGGAGIFSIAFFNYFYFEVFSQSSLSLAVTLLYTGPLFVTILSRLFFKESLTIRKGIALALAVIGCAFVVGLLPFGQEGIPMNILLMGILSGFCYALYSIFSKPITKRYSALTITMYTFLYTSIFMLLTSDIMKKTSQFQHLDVLVYAVLLALVTTVAAYLLYSSGLKYLEASKASILATIEPIVAVLTGVLFLGENLRPWQVLGIALVLYSAILVAKKRSRVKKTVDMKQYEIH, encoded by the coding sequence GTGGATGCTGTGAAAAAAAGAATATTAAATCTTAGAGTTTACCTTGTCACAATTGCTGGCGCGGCATGTTGGGGACTAATTGGTTTATTTATTGCTCCATTGTATGCTCATGGCTTTACACCATGGGACGTAGTTGCCATTCGAGGAATTTTTTCCTTTGTTATTCTCATCCTAATTATGACTATATTTTATCGTGACCAGTTACGCACCAGAGTTAAAGATCACTTTTATTTCGGTGGTGCAGGAATTTTTAGTATTGCGTTTTTTAATTATTTTTACTTTGAAGTCTTTTCTCAATCAAGTTTATCCCTTGCAGTAACACTATTATATACGGGGCCACTGTTCGTAACCATTCTTTCACGACTTTTTTTTAAAGAATCTTTGACTATTCGTAAAGGCATAGCACTTGCTCTTGCTGTTATAGGTTGTGCATTTGTTGTGGGTTTGTTACCTTTTGGCCAAGAAGGTATACCTATGAATATCTTGTTAATGGGGATTCTTTCAGGGTTTTGTTATGCATTGTATAGTATTTTTAGTAAGCCTATAACAAAACGTTATTCTGCGTTAACCATTACTATGTATACGTTTCTTTATACAAGTATTTTTATGTTATTGACAAGTGATATAATGAAGAAAACTAGTCAATTTCAACATTTAGATGTTTTGGTATATGCCGTTTTGTTGGCTTTAGTGACAACAGTCGCAGCTTATCTTTTGTATTCTTCAGGTTTGAAATATCTTGAAGCTAGCAAGGCTTCTATTTTAGCGACAATAGAGCCTATTGTTGCAGTATTAACTGGAGTACTTTTTCTTGGGGAGAATCTTCGACCATGGCAAGTATTAGGAATTGCATTGGTTTTGTATTCAGCAATTCTGGTTGCCAAGAAACGGAGTAGGGTAAAGAAAACAGTTGACATGAAACAGTATGAAATTCATTGA
- a CDS encoding MurR/RpiR family transcriptional regulator — MSSHNQSLITEIINIKDSLPKKQRQLCDYILKNYQSIGMITVKGLADNANVGVSTVMRAINALGYDNFNVFRKDIFNESLPAESKWTLKKSFSEIPNKEESAPTILQVWNESMDILDKSLDSDLIENFETVIDVISHSSQLNILGTRPYKAMALYLEQLLGEFYSKIRQLSHDTEVLFDKILQFEKDEVLLVFAFEPYTNRIIQAAMLANQLGIKIILITDHISCPIIRYASVTLKVEVSEKQFSVVPIITLIEALVIEIGKRSSEESIKKLKKLERTLIENNVTYSY; from the coding sequence ATGAGCTCACATAACCAATCATTAATTACTGAAATAATTAATATTAAGGATTCTCTACCAAAAAAACAAAGACAACTATGCGATTATATCTTGAAGAATTATCAATCAATAGGGATGATAACTGTTAAAGGGCTCGCAGATAATGCTAATGTTGGAGTTTCAACCGTTATGCGCGCGATAAATGCATTAGGATATGACAACTTTAATGTTTTTCGAAAAGATATCTTTAATGAATCATTGCCTGCTGAATCAAAATGGACATTAAAGAAGTCTTTTTCAGAAATCCCTAATAAAGAAGAGAGTGCTCCAACTATATTACAAGTATGGAATGAATCTATGGACATACTGGATAAATCATTAGACTCAGATTTAATAGAAAATTTCGAAACTGTAATTGATGTTATTAGCCATTCAAGTCAGCTTAATATTTTAGGTACTAGACCATATAAGGCCATGGCTTTATATCTTGAACAGTTGCTTGGAGAATTTTATTCTAAGATAAGACAATTAAGCCATGATACCGAAGTACTCTTTGATAAAATATTACAATTTGAAAAGGATGAAGTTTTACTGGTATTTGCTTTTGAACCATACACTAATCGAATTATACAAGCAGCTATGCTGGCCAATCAACTGGGTATCAAGATTATATTGATAACGGACCATATTTCTTGTCCTATTATTCGATACGCTTCCGTAACATTAAAAGTAGAAGTAAGTGAAAAACAATTTTCTGTGGTACCAATTATTACCTTAATAGAGGCATTAGTTATTGAAATTGGGAAACGTTCCTCTGAAGAATCAATTAAAAAATTGAAAAAACTAGAGAGAACGCTTATTGAAAATAATGTAACTTATTCATATTAA
- a CDS encoding SDR family NAD(P)-dependent oxidoreductase: protein MADLKKQVILITGANRGQGKAIAEHLVSLGGIVVIGARNYENAQEVAVAIGKDHAYPVQLDVTKESQWEAAMDVIVDKFGKIDVLVNNAGVLIHKPFTDITIDDYQQMINVNQLGVFRGMQAVIPHMEKQQKGSIINNLSISAFDPISKSSAYAATKASVVAMSKAAAIELGKKGIRVNMVHPGGIETEMATQGEGVPDFYNSVPLGRIGQPVVARTVAFLASDESSYCTGTEIVVDGGMTLGIKED from the coding sequence ATGGCTGACTTAAAAAAACAAGTAATTCTTATTACTGGTGCGAATCGTGGGCAGGGAAAAGCTATTGCTGAGCACCTTGTCTCGTTAGGTGGCATTGTAGTGATAGGTGCCCGAAATTATGAAAATGCTCAAGAAGTTGCAGTGGCGATAGGTAAAGACCACGCATATCCAGTGCAGTTGGATGTTACAAAAGAATCACAGTGGGAAGCAGCTATGGATGTAATTGTAGATAAATTTGGTAAAATAGATGTGCTCGTTAATAATGCTGGAGTCCTGATACATAAACCGTTCACAGACATAACCATAGATGATTATCAACAGATGATTAATGTAAATCAGCTCGGAGTATTCAGAGGGATGCAAGCTGTTATTCCGCATATGGAAAAACAGCAAAAAGGTTCTATCATAAATAATTTATCAATCTCTGCGTTTGACCCAATCAGTAAATCTTCTGCCTATGCTGCGACAAAAGCGTCTGTGGTTGCGATGTCTAAAGCAGCAGCCATTGAATTAGGAAAAAAAGGAATCCGAGTAAACATGGTCCATCCGGGTGGAATTGAAACGGAAATGGCCACCCAAGGTGAGGGTGTTCCGGATTTTTACAATTCGGTTCCTCTAGGACGTATCGGACAGCCGGTTGTTGCTCGAACTGTAGCGTTCCTTGCTTCTGATGAAAGTTCATATTGCACGGGAACAGAAATTGTCGTTGATGGTGGAATGACATTGGGGATTAAGGAAGATTAA
- a CDS encoding LysM peptidoglycan-binding domain-containing protein, with product MLKKATILISFILVCLPLFDKSAMAETHIVQSGDTLSKISNKYGTSVDKIVNQNKLVSTIIEPGQHLEIPNSYIVSEGDTLYKISIKLGVSIPELLESTPTIKNPDWIYPGQIINVPIKNEMIFMGNPNKKRVALTFDDGPEDTYTPQILEILKRKGVKATFFVVGERVKEYPERLRQIYREGHAIGNHTWDTPAFA from the coding sequence ATGCTTAAAAAAGCGACCATTTTAATTTCATTTATCTTAGTTTGTCTGCCTTTGTTTGATAAATCTGCAATGGCTGAGACTCACATTGTTCAATCGGGAGATACCCTTTCGAAAATTTCCAACAAGTATGGAACATCAGTAGATAAGATTGTTAACCAGAACAAACTGGTATCTACTATAATTGAGCCAGGTCAACACTTAGAAATTCCTAACTCGTACATAGTTAGTGAAGGGGACACACTTTATAAAATTTCTATTAAACTCGGAGTCTCTATACCTGAGTTATTAGAATCTACCCCAACAATAAAAAATCCTGATTGGATTTATCCTGGACAAATAATCAATGTTCCTATAAAAAATGAAATGATTTTTATGGGGAATCCCAATAAGAAAAGAGTTGCCCTTACTTTTGACGACGGTCCAGAAGATACTTATACCCCTCAAATTTTAGAAATCTTAAAGCGAAAAGGTGTGAAGGCTACCTTTTTTGTGGTAGGAGAGAGGGTCAAGGAATATCCAGAACGACTAAGACAAATTTACAGAGAGGGACATGCTATAGGCAACCATACTTGGGATACACCCGCATTTGCCTGA
- a CDS encoding polysaccharide deacetylase family protein has product MPELTDQQFNENIQSTTAEIEKIIGVKPDLFRPPFGEIEDRQVEMLNKQGYRSIMWTADTKDWNGVSAEEIVSRVKQDASPGVIMLQHNYHSSEQFETVKALPQIIDELQAQGYEFVTVPTLLGN; this is encoded by the coding sequence TTGCCTGAGCTTACGGACCAACAATTTAACGAAAACATACAGTCGACTACCGCAGAAATTGAGAAAATTATAGGGGTCAAACCAGATTTATTCCGACCGCCATTTGGAGAAATTGAAGATCGACAGGTAGAAATGCTTAATAAACAAGGCTACCGTTCGATTATGTGGACGGCCGATACAAAGGACTGGAACGGAGTGTCTGCTGAAGAAATTGTATCAAGAGTGAAGCAAGATGCTAGCCCTGGAGTTATAATGCTTCAACATAACTACCATTCATCCGAACAATTTGAAACTGTTAAGGCATTGCCTCAAATCATTGACGAACTACAAGCACAGGGCTATGAATTTGTTACCGTTCCAACACTCTTGGGTAATTAG
- a CDS encoding class I SAM-dependent methyltransferase yields the protein MQLSPRIYHSFIRPKWITKVYIQNNIQQHFNFTDKKVLDFGAGTGANCTLCSPVHYLGIDPDSRRIDFAKRKYNQYRFKAFKGNELPAEDNSFDFILIVAVLHHIPPEMILCYIKEFKRILKPQGKIVVIEPCFFEKSPISNWFMKYNDKGDYIRSEKDYLNFFTTENFQCNVIKKFKKCFFYNELYFTALL from the coding sequence TTGCAATTATCACCTAGAATTTACCACTCGTTTATTCGGCCAAAATGGATAACAAAAGTATATATTCAAAATAATATTCAACAACACTTTAATTTTACAGATAAAAAAGTACTGGATTTTGGAGCTGGTACCGGGGCTAATTGTACCTTATGTTCACCTGTTCATTACCTTGGGATTGACCCGGATTCGCGCAGAATCGACTTTGCCAAACGCAAGTATAACCAATATCGTTTTAAGGCCTTTAAGGGGAATGAACTTCCGGCGGAGGACAATAGCTTTGATTTTATTTTAATCGTCGCTGTATTGCACCATATTCCTCCAGAAATGATCCTTTGTTATATCAAGGAGTTCAAAAGAATTTTAAAACCGCAAGGCAAGATTGTCGTTATAGAGCCTTGCTTTTTTGAAAAATCTCCGATTAGCAATTGGTTCATGAAGTATAATGATAAAGGTGATTACATTCGAAGTGAAAAGGATTATCTCAATTTCTTTACCACTGAAAATTTTCAATGCAATGTGATAAAAAAATTTAAAAAATGCTTTTTTTATAATGAACTTTATTTTACAGCCTTACTATAA
- the cls gene encoding cardiolipin synthase — protein MDITSLLPWLVIVLNIFFAIIVIFRERRDIGSSWAWLLVLFFIPLLGFVLYLLCGQNLRRYYLFQWEDRKKIGTEKTLGTQLSQLRSPHLQFHNQAVRESRDLIYMHLMNSSAVLTEDNSVELFIDGQEKFDRLFKDIEGAKVHIHLQYFIIKKDQLGKKLIEVLTKKAKEGVRVRVLYDDLGSWRLTKHFFQKLRESGGEVEAFFPSKFRLINLRLNYRNHRKLVIIDGKVGYVGGFNVGNEYLGQDPKLGYWRDTHLRIQGTAVHSLQTRFILDWNQASYYHKNIYISNHFPEAVSQGDVGIQIVTSGPDSEWEYIKNGYIKMISLAKKSVLIQTPYFVPDTSLLEILRIACFSGVEVKIMIPNKPDHIFVYWATLSYIGELLKAGATVYIYDNGFIHAKIIIVDGKISSVGTANIDVRSFKLDFEVNAFLYNEEFAQRLTKTFEEDVKVSRELTLDQYQQFPLWVRFKESISRLLSPLL, from the coding sequence ATGGATATTACTTCCTTATTGCCCTGGCTAGTTATTGTATTAAATATTTTTTTTGCAATTATTGTTATTTTTCGGGAAAGACGAGATATTGGTTCCTCATGGGCTTGGTTATTGGTTTTATTTTTTATTCCTTTGCTTGGATTTGTCTTGTATCTTCTTTGCGGACAAAATCTTAGACGTTATTACCTCTTTCAATGGGAGGACCGTAAAAAGATTGGAACCGAAAAAACGTTAGGAACTCAATTGTCACAACTTAGGTCCCCTCATTTACAATTTCATAATCAAGCTGTAAGAGAAAGTAGAGATTTAATATACATGCATTTAATGAACAGTAGTGCTGTCTTAACTGAAGATAATTCGGTTGAATTATTTATTGATGGTCAAGAAAAGTTTGACAGGTTATTTAAAGATATCGAAGGGGCAAAGGTCCATATTCATTTACAATATTTTATCATCAAAAAAGATCAACTCGGTAAAAAACTTATAGAAGTTTTAACAAAGAAAGCAAAAGAAGGGGTTAGAGTACGGGTTTTATATGATGATTTGGGTTCGTGGAGATTAACCAAACATTTTTTTCAAAAACTTCGTGAATCTGGTGGTGAAGTGGAAGCTTTTTTTCCTTCCAAATTCCGTCTTATCAATCTACGGTTAAATTACCGAAATCATCGTAAGTTAGTTATTATTGATGGAAAAGTCGGTTATGTAGGCGGATTTAACGTCGGCAATGAATACCTTGGCCAAGATCCCAAACTTGGATATTGGCGAGATACACATTTAAGGATACAGGGCACAGCTGTTCATTCGCTTCAGACTCGTTTTATTCTTGATTGGAATCAGGCGTCCTATTATCACAAAAATATCTATATCTCAAATCATTTTCCAGAAGCTGTTTCTCAAGGAGATGTTGGCATTCAAATTGTTACAAGTGGTCCTGATTCTGAATGGGAATATATTAAAAATGGATATATTAAAATGATCTCATTAGCAAAAAAGTCTGTTCTCATCCAAACGCCTTATTTTGTTCCAGATACAAGTTTATTGGAAATCCTTCGAATTGCATGTTTTTCTGGCGTTGAGGTTAAAATTATGATTCCTAATAAACCGGATCACATATTTGTATATTGGGCAACTCTATCCTATATTGGTGAATTACTTAAGGCTGGGGCAACAGTCTATATATACGACAATGGTTTTATTCATGCTAAAATCATTATTGTTGATGGAAAAATATCATCTGTTGGAACAGCAAATATTGATGTAAGAAGCTTCAAATTAGATTTTGAGGTTAATGCCTTTCTTTATAATGAAGAATTTGCTCAAAGACTGACAAAAACATTTGAAGAGGATGTAAAAGTATCTAGGGAACTCACTCTTGACCAGTATCAACAATTTCCACTATGGGTACGCTTTAAAGAATCAATATCCAGGTTATTATCTCCTCTCTTATAA
- a CDS encoding lysophospholipid acyltransferase family protein, translating into MLYSLLKPVLKLFIQLKFRIEIVGLEHVPTQNALIVAANHISNYDPLLLSCVMKRNIHFMAKAELFRNRFLKWFFTAVYVISVDRQSKIVIRPVRQALRIINSGEVFGIFPEGKRCKNGELVQPKKGVAFIACKTNTPILPIAIIGVKKGIRTPIKVVIGPQINVGHLDITDYSSLSRYVMNRIKELEKKHSMND; encoded by the coding sequence ATGCTTTATTCGTTATTAAAACCAGTCCTAAAACTATTCATCCAGTTAAAATTTCGAATTGAAATCGTCGGCTTGGAACACGTCCCTACTCAAAACGCACTGATTGTAGCTGCGAACCATATCAGTAATTACGACCCCCTACTTCTATCTTGTGTGATGAAACGAAACATTCACTTTATGGCAAAAGCCGAATTATTTCGTAATCGTTTTTTAAAATGGTTTTTTACCGCTGTTTATGTGATTTCAGTTGATCGTCAAAGTAAAATTGTTATTCGTCCTGTACGCCAAGCTTTAAGAATTATTAACAGTGGGGAAGTTTTTGGTATTTTTCCAGAGGGAAAAAGGTGTAAAAATGGAGAATTGGTTCAGCCTAAAAAAGGAGTAGCTTTTATCGCATGTAAAACGAATACCCCTATTCTTCCAATTGCCATTATTGGAGTGAAAAAAGGGATTCGAACACCTATAAAGGTTGTGATTGGACCACAAATTAATGTTGGTCATTTAGACATAACAGATTACTCATCTCTTTCACGATATGTTATGAACAGGATTAAAGAGTTAGAAAAAAAGCATTCAATGAATGACTAA